DNA from Anaerohalosphaeraceae bacterium:
CAAGATTATGATGATGGTTAAGGCGGGCAAGCCGGTGGATGAATTGATTGAACAGCTCCTGCCGCATCTGGAGGATGGGGATATCCTGATTGACGGAGGCAACAGCCATTTCCCGGATACGATTCGGCGGACGCAGTATGTCGAAAGCAAAGGCAAGCTGTACATCGGCACAGGGGTATCCGGCGGCGAGGAAGGGGCGCTGCGGGGACCGTCGATTATGCCGGGCGGTTCGCCGGCGGCCTGGCCGCATGTCAAGCCGATTTTCCAGAAGATTGCCGCCAAAACGGACAAGGGCGAGCCGTGCTGCGACTGGGTCGGCGAAAACGGAGCCGGTCATTTTGTCAAGATGGTGCACAACGGTATCGAGTACGGTGATATGCAGATGATTTGCGAGACGTATCATCTGATGAAGGACGGCCTGGGGATGAGCAACGAAGAGATGCATAAGGTCTTCGCCGAATGGTACGAGGGGGAGCTGAATTCGTATCTGATTGAGATTACCCGGGACATCCTGGCGTACAAGGACGAAGAGGGCAAGTATGTGCTGGATTTGATTCTGGATGCAGCGGGCCAGAAGGGCACGGGCAAATGGACGGTGATTGCGGCGCTGGATACCGGCCAGCCGCTGACGCTGATCGGCGAGGCGGTCTTTGCGCGGTGTCTGTCGGCCCTGAAGGAGGAGCGGCTGGCTGCTTCCAGGGTGCTCAAAGGGCCCCAGGCGGCCTTTACGGGCGACAAGAAACAGATGATTGACGATTTGCGCAAGGCCCTGTACGCCTCCAAGATTGTCAGTTATGCCCAGGGGTACCAGCTGATGCGGGCGGCGGCGGCGGAATACAAGTGGAATCTCAACTACGGCGGGATAGCTCTGATGTGGCGGGGCGGCTGCATCATCCGGTCGGTCTTTTTGGGCAAGATTAAGGAGGCCTTCGACCGCAATCCGAATCTATCGAATCTGCTGCTGGACCTGTTCTTTGCAGATGCGGTTCAGAAGGCGCAGCCGAGCTGGCGTCGGGTGATTACGATGGCGGTCCAGATGGGGATTCCGGTGCCCGCTCTCAGTACGGCGCTGGCTTTCTTTGACGGGTACCGCTGTGAGCGTCTGCCGGCGAATCTGCTGCAGGCCCAGCGGGATTACTTCGGTGCGCATACGTACGAGCGGGTGGACCGGCCGCGCGGGCAGTATTTCCATACGAACTGGACGGGACGGGGCGGCGAAACCTCCGCTTCGACCTATGTTGTGTAGAAACTTTCGGCTGTGGTGAAGGGTCTGGATTCCCGCCTTTGCGGGAATGACAGCAAACGGCCGGCAGCAAAGAGCTGGCAACAAGCAATTGCCGGCAAACGGCTGGCGCTGAAGCGACTAAGCCGGGCCCGGCAAGAGGCCTTTGGTGAAATGACTTGGCCGGGAAGGGCAGAGATTTGTTAGAGGAAGAGTAGAACTGGGAAAGGAAGCGGCGATGCGACCGTTTATTCACGAGGATTTTCTGCTGGAAACAAAGGCGGCGTCGCGGCTGTATCACGAATACGCCGAAAAGATGCCGATTTATGATTACCATTGTCATCTGCCGGTGCGGCTGATTGCAGAGGATCCCTGCTTTGAGAATCTCACGCAGGCCTGGCTCAAAGGAGACCATTACAAATGGCGGGCGATGCGGACCAACGGCATTCCGGAAGAGCGGGTTACCGGTTCGGCATCGGATTGGGAGAAGTTTTCCGCCTGGGCGGCCACCGTGCCGTATACCCTCCGCAATCCCCTGTATCACTGGACGCATCTGGAGCTGAAGCGGTATTTCGGGATTGACCGGCTGCTGGGGCCGGAGACGGCCGAGCGGATTTATGAGGCGTGCAGTGACCTGCTCAGGACGCCGGAATTCAGCATCCGCAACCTGCTGCGGAAGATGAACGTTCAGGTGCTCTGCACAACGGAGGACCCGCTGGATTCTCTCGAATGGCATCAGCGAATCCGGCGGGACGGTTTTGAGATTTTTGTGCATACGGCCTGGCGGCCGGATAAGGCGCTGACGGCCGAAAATCCCGTCTTTCTCAATCAGTGGCTGGACGGGTTGCAAAAGGTTTCCGGCATAGAGATTCGGACGTATTCCAATCTGCTGGAGGCGCTGCAGAAGCGTCACGATGAATTCCACGCCAACGGGTGCCGGCTGTCGGATTACGGGCTGGAGACGGTGTATGCGGCGCCGTACACGCTGCGGGAGGTCGAAACGGCCTTTTCGAAACTGCGGGCCGGGCAGACGCTGAACGACAAAGAGCTGCTTCAGTACAAATCGGCCCTTCTGTATGATATGGCGGTGATGGATGCGAAGGCCGGCTGGGTGCTTCAGCTGCATCTGGGGGCTTTGCGCAACACCAACAGCAAGATTATGAAGCGGCTGGGAGCGGATACCGGCTGTGATTCCATCGGGGATTTTGAAATCGCCCGTCCGCTGGCGGCCTTTCTGGACCGTCTGAACCGCGAAGACCTGCTGCCCAAGACGATTCTGTACAATCTGAATCCGCGGGACAATGAACTGATGGCCACGATGATCGGCAATTTCCAGGAAGGGTCCTGTCCGGGAAAACTCCAATACGGTTCGGCGTGGTGGTTCCTGGACCAAAAAGACGGGATTGAAAAACAGATAGAGGCCCTCTCGAATATGGGGCTTTTGAGCCGGTTCGTGGGGATGCTGACGGATTCGAGGAGTTTTTTATCCTTTCCACGACACGAATATTTTCGTAGAATCCTGTGCAATATTCTCGGTTTGGATGTGGAAAAGGGACTTCTGCCGCCGGACTTTGAGTGGCTGGGCCGGATTGTGGAGGATATTTGTTTTCGGAATGCATGCCGTTATTTT
Protein-coding regions in this window:
- the gnd gene encoding decarboxylating NADP(+)-dependent phosphogluconate dehydrogenase, coding for MAQADIGLIGLAVMGENLILNMESKGFTVACYNRTVEKVDAFLAGRAKGKNIIGCHSVQELVKVLKKPRKIMMMVKAGKPVDELIEQLLPHLEDGDILIDGGNSHFPDTIRRTQYVESKGKLYIGTGVSGGEEGALRGPSIMPGGSPAAWPHVKPIFQKIAAKTDKGEPCCDWVGENGAGHFVKMVHNGIEYGDMQMICETYHLMKDGLGMSNEEMHKVFAEWYEGELNSYLIEITRDILAYKDEEGKYVLDLILDAAGQKGTGKWTVIAALDTGQPLTLIGEAVFARCLSALKEERLAASRVLKGPQAAFTGDKKQMIDDLRKALYASKIVSYAQGYQLMRAAAAEYKWNLNYGGIALMWRGGCIIRSVFLGKIKEAFDRNPNLSNLLLDLFFADAVQKAQPSWRRVITMAVQMGIPVPALSTALAFFDGYRCERLPANLLQAQRDYFGAHTYERVDRPRGQYFHTNWTGRGGETSASTYVV
- the uxaC gene encoding glucuronate isomerase, with amino-acid sequence MRPFIHEDFLLETKAASRLYHEYAEKMPIYDYHCHLPVRLIAEDPCFENLTQAWLKGDHYKWRAMRTNGIPEERVTGSASDWEKFSAWAATVPYTLRNPLYHWTHLELKRYFGIDRLLGPETAERIYEACSDLLRTPEFSIRNLLRKMNVQVLCTTEDPLDSLEWHQRIRRDGFEIFVHTAWRPDKALTAENPVFLNQWLDGLQKVSGIEIRTYSNLLEALQKRHDEFHANGCRLSDYGLETVYAAPYTLREVETAFSKLRAGQTLNDKELLQYKSALLYDMAVMDAKAGWVLQLHLGALRNTNSKIMKRLGADTGCDSIGDFEIARPLAAFLDRLNREDLLPKTILYNLNPRDNELMATMIGNFQEGSCPGKLQYGSAWWFLDQKDGIEKQIEALSNMGLLSRFVGMLTDSRSFLSFPRHEYFRRILCNILGLDVEKGLLPPDFEWLGRIVEDICFRNACRYFDMECKRCDS